The proteins below come from a single Papaver somniferum cultivar HN1 chromosome 11, ASM357369v1, whole genome shotgun sequence genomic window:
- the LOC113320746 gene encoding 10 kDa chaperonin, mitochondrial-like, with product MAKRLIPCLNRILVEKIVPPSKTTAGILLPAKTCKLNSGKIVAVGPGARDRDGKLIPVSLKEGDTVLLPEYGGTEVKLDEKEYHLYRDEDILGTLHE from the exons ATGGCAAAGCGCTTGATTCCTTGTCTTAACCGtattttggttgagaaaattGTTCCTCCGTCAAAAACCACTGCTGGAATATTACTTCCAGCGAAAACTTGCAAA CTGAACTCGGGAAAAATTGTTGCTGTTGGTCCTGGAGCTCGTGATAGGGATGGTAAACTCATCCCAGTCAGCTTGAAGGAAGGAGACACTGTTCTCTTACCAGAATATGGAGGAACTGAAGTGAAGCTCGACGAGAAAGA GTATCATTTATACAGAGATGAGGACATATTGGGAACACTGCATGAGTGA